Proteins encoded in a region of the Ranitomeya imitator isolate aRanImi1 chromosome 9, aRanImi1.pri, whole genome shotgun sequence genome:
- the CTSF gene encoding cathepsin F: MAAGGCCSSVLLLAAAGLVCGLPAGRWLQASPEEPEVQTLVRLAEREYNGASGREDVYRAVRTSDLRRQLVSGIRYDFTVFLGQTLCKKGDGEVLDNCRLHSLASLMEIQCRYSMLVFPWVNETKVLEQKCSPEGLSKEVNEASSEQDVLSMKSEEELLETLSLFKDFVTTYDKKYRDDEEALMRLQIFSQNLRKAKEIQEKDQGTAEYGVTKFSDLTEEEFRTLVLNPLLSSQPSRPMKMAPAPSDPPPAQWDWRDHGAVTDVKNQGMCGSCWAFSVTGNIEGQWFLKKRSLISLSEQELVDCDSVDKACGGGLPSNAYEAIEKLGGLESEQDYSYLGHKERCSFSTTKVSAYINSSMEIPNDETQISAWLAQNGPISIALNAFAMQFYRKGISHPFRILCNPWMIDHAVLLVGYGDRDGKPFWAIKNSWGKDWGEEGYYYLYRGTGACGMNTMCSSAVID; encoded by the exons ATGGCTGCGGGTGGCTGCTGCTCCTCTGTGCTGCTCCTCGCTGCGGCGGGGCTGGTGTGCGGCCTCCCTGCTGGACGGTGGCTGCAGGCGTCACCGGAGGAGCCCGAGGTGCAGACCCTGGTGAGGCTGGCGGAGCGGGAGTACAACGGTGCGAGCGGCCGGGAGGACGTGTACCGGGCGGTGCGCACCAGCGACCTCCGCAGGCAG CTGGTATCGGGCATCAGATATGACTTCACCGTCTTCTTGGGGCAGACTTTGTGTAAGAAGGGAGACGGGGAGGTGCTGGATAATTGCCGTCTTCACAGCTTAGCGTCGCTGATG GAAATCCAGTGCCGGTACTCCATGCTGGTGTTCCCGTGGGTGAACGAGACCAAAGTTTTGGAGCAGAAATGTTCTCCAGAAG GTCTCAGTAAAGAGGTGAATGAAGCTTCCTCCGAGCAGGATGTCCTTTCCATGAAGTCGGAG gaggAGCTGCTGGAAACATTATCATTATTCAAGGACTTTGTGACAACCTACGATAAAAAATACCGGGATGATGAAG AGGCTTTGATGAGGCTACAGATATTTTCTCAAAATCTCAGGAAAGCGAAGGAGATTCAGGAAAAAGACCAGGGGACTGCGGAGTACGGAGTCACCAAGTTTAGTGATCTCACAG AGGAAGAGTTCCGGACTCTGGTTCTGAATCCGTTACTGTCCAGCCAGCCTTCTCGTCCTATGAAGATGGCTCCGGCGCCATCCGATCCTCCTCCGGCACAGTGGGACTGGAGAGATCACGGAGCGGTAACTGACGTTAAGAACCAG GGCATGTGTGGCTCCTGTTGGGCATTTTCGGTAACTGGAAATATCGAGGGGCAATGGTTCTTGAAGAAAAGGTCCCTCATCTCCCTCTCGGAGCAAG AGTTAGTGGATTGTGACAGTGTGGATAAGGCTTGTGGAGGAGGTCTCCCATCAAACGCATATGAAGCTATTGAGAAGCTGG GAGGACTTGAGTCAGAACAAGACTACAGCTACCTTGGCCACAAGGAACGGTGCAGCTTCTCCACCACCAAAGTATCTGCTTATATCAACAGCTCCATGGAGATCCCAAATGATGAGACAC AGATCTCAGCCTGGTTGGCGCAGAACGGACCAATATCCATAGCCCTTAATGCTTTTGCAATGCAG TTTTACCGTAAAGGAATATCTCATCCGTTCCGCATTCTTTGTAACCCCTGGATGATCGACCATGCTGTCCTGTTAGTGGGTTATGGAGATC GTGATGGGAAGCCTTTCTGGGCCATCAAGAACAGCTGGGGCAAAGACTGGGGAGAGGAG GGATATTATTATTTGTATCGAGGAACCGGAGCTTGCGGGATGAACACCATGTGCAGCTCTGCGGTAATAGATTAG